The nucleotide window TGATTGCAATCACATTTGAGGATGAGAGCGATGTACCCCTCTTTGTAAAAGAAAACTCCTGTACATCAGGGTTGTAACCCGTATCTTCAAATTGTTTCTTAATATATTCTTTTGCCAAACTTTCTCCCTCGGTACCTGTCACTCGGCTGCCTATTTCTTCAGATAAGTACTTGGTATGTTCGTAGGCGAGTGTTCCAGACTTATGTACGAAAGACGGGGCATACGCCCAGGCGCTTCCTGTGGCAGAGAATAACAGTACGAAAGCAGCTAGAATGGACCAAATGGACTTCTTCATAGAATTTCCTCCTTTTATATAAAAATACAACAATACGCATAATTATAAATTAACTACATTCATATCAAAACGGACTATTTTCCTAGATTTGTATAAATTTGCGGCAAAAAGCATATTTTGTTTTGAGGGAGGGGAAAACTTGAAATTTAAAATGCAAAAAGCCAATCTATTGGCTAATCAAATAAGGGGTTTTTCCGACTTTGTTCAAAAATGCTATCAGGAGAAATCCGGATTGATTTTAAATCACGATAAATTGTATCAGGTCAGGTCATGGGTAGAAGAGTATAAATTTCAATTGCTGGCTGCTGAACTGAAAAGGATCAATACGTTTGATTGGGATGAAAAATACACTTTATTGCTGGTGGGCAGGGTCAGTAAAGGATTCAGTATTATCGAACGCTATGTTGAAAATAACTCTGATGATCTATTTATTTTGACCGCTCGAATGCATACCTTGAAACATTGTCTGAAGTGGTTTAGTCATGAACATCAACCAAAATAGGAACACCGCACGGAGGGACTCTCGTGCGGTGTTTCTGTGCTTAATGGTCGTGCCCGCCGCCAGGACTTACCGGAAGAGCATATTCTGGTATAGCATCATAGACAGCAGGATCCGCTTTTTCAACTGATCCATCTGCTATGCTGTTCAACACGGCCATCGCTGGAACTTTTGCCGTTTCCTTTAACATCCCGTTTTGTTTTTGGCCAAGGGTTTGGGTTTGCCCTTTTATTTCAATTAGCATTGTTGCTGTACCGTTCAGCTGGATGGCGCCAAGACCCGATCCCGGATAGTTGACCGTAGGGTATTTTTGAATGGCTCCGTAAGATGAATTGCCTCGTTGCAAGGATTCATATGCCACTGCATTTACTTTCTTGCTTAATTCCAATACTTCAGGGTCCAGGTCATAAGTTTTCTCGCTGAAAGGATCTGTGTATGGCTTGGTCGTGAATTGCGCGAGTAGCTGTATGGATACGGAACGGCTGTCATCTTCAGACAAGCGATTGAATCCGCGGTGATGCAAGTCGATGGCCACGTCTGGATTTAGTTCCTTGACAAGTTTTGTCAATGCACGTGTTTCAGGAGAGAAGACAAGTGATGCCTGGGAACCATTGTTTGTGCCTCTTTCATTTAAAATACTTGCTACTTTGGCCGGATCCTTGCTGATCTCTTCAGTTACGTCAAAATCATAGTTTGGATGAAAATCTCGATTTAGGTCAAAACCAGGGATTCCATAGACAATTTTTCCTTCGTTGTTTTGTCCTCGTTCGCTTCCTTCCGCATTATAATACCAAGGGGCTTTCGTTCCGGAAGGGAGGCCAAGTTCCTCTGGGTTCCATGTTTGATGGGAGTATCGAGTTGGGAACGGCTTGCCTTCATACAGATTGGCAGTACCGTCCGGATTGATCCGCGGAACAAACCAGACACTGACTTTTTCCAGAATTTTATCCGCTTCTTGTCCGCCAGCTGCCAGCTTTTGCATTAATTCAACAGCTGCCTCGGTGCCAAGTGTTTCATTGCCATGGATCTGAGTATAAATTAATACCCGCTTTTTGCTCGGATCATTGTCACCGAATTTGCTGACGTATAACGGATAGCCGTCATTAGACGTACCGAACTGCTCCAGGACCATCCTGCCCTGGGAGGTTTTTTCTATCTGTATTAGTTTTTTTTCCAGTTGCTCATTTGACATAAGGCTTTCAAAAGACAGATTCTGTTCATCCTGAACCCATGGACCATTTGGAGTTGTCGTTGAGTCTGCGAAACTTGTGACTGTTGTGCCCAGCAGAGAAGCAGAGATTAAACCGCTTGTAAGTATGTAACCTAGTGCTTTTTTCTTTTTCATTCTATCATCCTCCACTTTGTTAATAGTTTCCAACATCTTAACATGAAGTGTGATAGTAAAAAATATTTATTCTGAATTTTTAGAAAAACAGTTATTTAGACTTACGAAATAGATGGGAAATTAGATATAAGCATTAAAAATTTGTAACAAAGTTTACGAGTAAGGATAATCCCGTAATAATTGATACAGTTTTTACCCTTCTTGGTATAAGTTAAAGTTTAACCCAATGATTCACTAGTGTGATATGATTGTAAGCCTGTTAGCCTATTATAGGGCCTGTAAAGTCTAATAAACGAAACAGGAGGTTTACTATGAAAAAAATTCTTATGCTGGTTTCGATCCTTACATTAGTAATTGGTTCATATACAGTTTATGCTGCAGAAACAACTAAACCCATTAAGGCGGATACATTGAAAACGAAAAAAGTGGATGTTGTCGTCAAGGAGTCTTCAGTCACAGATAAACGTTTCATCAAGGAAGAGGAAGTGAAGCTTCTAGCACGCCTTGTTCATGCGGAGGCAAAAGGTGAGCCATATGAAGGCAAGGTGGCTGTGGCAGAAGTTGTCCTTAATCGAGTGGAGAACGAACAATTTCCTGATACCGTAAAAGAAGTCATATACCAACAAAACGCATTCCAACCGGTCCAAAATGGTGCAATCAATAAACCTGCAAACGAAGAAGCAATCAAAGCAGTTGAAGATGCACTGGAAAATGAGAATGGAATTGATTGCCTGTATTTTTATAATCCAGAAACTGCAACAAGCAAATGGATTTTCACTCGTGATGTCGTGAAAACAATAGGGAAACATGCATTTGCCATCTAAAAGCGCGTACAGCATAAAATGCTGCGCGCTTTTTTGCTTTTTAAAAGAGAGGAAGCCACTGCCAGCACATCTGCCACAGTATTATCATTTTTAATAACGGGAAAATTATTATAAAATAAACCTTACCAATTAGTGGAACGAGGGATGTTTAGGTGAAAAAATATTCTGTTGGTATAACACTGTTTTTTTCAGTGCTTTCATTGATCATAATGCTGTTTGGTCTCGGCTGGACAATTCAAAATCAATTTTTCAGCAAAGGTTCAACTGGTGCCATTGAGCAGGCAAAGCCGGTTGAGGATAAACCATCAGATCAAGACGCCAAGGTCATTGTTGCCCTCGGAGATTCACTGACACGGGGAACCGGGGATGACACAGGCAAGGGTTATATTGGTTATCTTGTCGAAGAGTTAGAAGAAAAATCAAATGAGAAAATTTCAATACATAACTATGGAGTCAAAGGTTATCGTTCAAATCAACTGCTTGAACAACTGAAGCAGGGCGAAATCCGGCGGAAAGTCCAGGATGCAGATTATATACTGATTACGATTGGCGGCAATGATCTGTTCCAGAGCGGACAAACGATTTTACAGATGGATGAACAGAAAATAACCCTGGCGAAGGAAGAATATTTAAAAAATCTTGATTCCATCCTGACAGAATTGCGGAGCTTGAATGATTCATCAGTCATTTTCCATATTGGCTTGTATAATCCATTCATCGATTTAAATGATTCAGCGGTAACGACGAAAATTGTCCGTGACTGGAATTACGATACAAATAAACTTCTTGATGAGAAGAAGAAGGCTATTTATGTGCCTACCTTCGACTTATTCCAGTTGAGTGTCAACGACTATTTGTACACAGATAAATTCCATCCGAATGCAGAGGGGTACAGGCTGATTGCGGAACGGATCGCGTCTTTGATTACATGGTAAGGGGGGAGAAGGATGAGTGAGATTACGCTGTCTGTAAAAGGGCTGAGAAAAACAATCGGCAAAAAAGAGATCATCAAAGGAATCGACTTTGATTTGAAAAGAGGGGAAGTCTTTGGGTTCCTTGGGCCCAACGGAGCGGGCAAAACGACGACCATCCGCATGCTTGTCGGTTTGATCAAACCAAGTGCCGGAACAATTGAAATTGGCGGTTATAATGTCAGGAAGAATTTCACAAAAGCAATGGCGCAGATGGGCTGTATCGTGGAAAATCCCGAACTCTATTCCTATTTGACAGGCTGGGAGAATCTTGAGCATTTTGCGAGGATGCTGCCAGATGTTGATCGTGCCTATATGGATTATGTTGTCGAACTAGTTCGTCTTGAAGAGAGGATTCATGACCCTGTTAAAACATATTCCCTCGGGATGAGGCAGCGCCTTGGAATTGCCCAGGCCTTGCTTGGCAAGCCGAAGGTGTTAATCCTTGATGAGCCGACAAATGGCCTTGATCCGATGGGCATAAGGGAAATGCGGAATTTTATCCGTTATCTCGCTGAGGAAGAAGGGTTGACTGTTCTTGTATCAAGCCATCTGTTAAGTGAAATCCAGCTGATGTGTGACCGTGTCGCCATTATTTCGAGGGGTTCGGTG belongs to Mesobacillus sp. AQ2 and includes:
- a CDS encoding M14 family zinc carboxypeptidase, with amino-acid sequence MKKKKALGYILTSGLISASLLGTTVTSFADSTTTPNGPWVQDEQNLSFESLMSNEQLEKKLIQIEKTSQGRMVLEQFGTSNDGYPLYVSKFGDNDPSKKRVLIYTQIHGNETLGTEAAVELMQKLAAGGQEADKILEKVSVWFVPRINPDGTANLYEGKPFPTRYSHQTWNPEELGLPSGTKAPWYYNAEGSERGQNNEGKIVYGIPGFDLNRDFHPNYDFDVTEEISKDPAKVASILNERGTNNGSQASLVFSPETRALTKLVKELNPDVAIDLHHRGFNRLSEDDSRSVSIQLLAQFTTKPYTDPFSEKTYDLDPEVLELSKKVNAVAYESLQRGNSSYGAIQKYPTVNYPGSGLGAIQLNGTATMLIEIKGQTQTLGQKQNGMLKETAKVPAMAVLNSIADGSVEKADPAVYDAIPEYALPVSPGGGHDH
- a CDS encoding cell wall hydrolase: MKKILMLVSILTLVIGSYTVYAAETTKPIKADTLKTKKVDVVVKESSVTDKRFIKEEEVKLLARLVHAEAKGEPYEGKVAVAEVVLNRVENEQFPDTVKEVIYQQNAFQPVQNGAINKPANEEAIKAVEDALENENGIDCLYFYNPETATSKWIFTRDVVKTIGKHAFAI
- a CDS encoding SGNH/GDSL hydrolase family protein — its product is MKKYSVGITLFFSVLSLIIMLFGLGWTIQNQFFSKGSTGAIEQAKPVEDKPSDQDAKVIVALGDSLTRGTGDDTGKGYIGYLVEELEEKSNEKISIHNYGVKGYRSNQLLEQLKQGEIRRKVQDADYILITIGGNDLFQSGQTILQMDEQKITLAKEEYLKNLDSILTELRSLNDSSVIFHIGLYNPFIDLNDSAVTTKIVRDWNYDTNKLLDEKKKAIYVPTFDLFQLSVNDYLYTDKFHPNAEGYRLIAERIASLITW
- a CDS encoding ABC transporter ATP-binding protein is translated as MSEITLSVKGLRKTIGKKEIIKGIDFDLKRGEVFGFLGPNGAGKTTTIRMLVGLIKPSAGTIEIGGYNVRKNFTKAMAQMGCIVENPELYSYLTGWENLEHFARMLPDVDRAYMDYVVELVRLEERIHDPVKTYSLGMRQRLGIAQALLGKPKVLILDEPTNGLDPMGIREMRNFIRYLAEEEGLTVLVSSHLLSEIQLMCDRVAIISRGSVIKVDYVENLLALQENIIWQAEPRETAKEILSGVTDVLDGPDGAIITPYLETQSAKWNQMLVERGVQVNEMNRKLPALEDLFLELTGGESID